A window of the Tistrella mobilis genome harbors these coding sequences:
- a CDS encoding LOG family protein encodes MNRLCVFCGSNPGDTPAFTEAARQLGRELARRQLGLVYGGGRVGLMGQVADATMAAGGEVIGVIPKSLEDREVGHRNITDLRVVGSMHERKAMMADLADGFIALPGGIGTFEELFEVWTWAQLGSHAKPVGLLDVDGFYQPLLGFLHHVAQRGFMKPQHLDILLVDTDPARLIERFAAYRPKVEHKWIEIEER; translated from the coding sequence ATGAACCGGCTCTGCGTCTTCTGCGGCTCCAACCCCGGCGACACCCCCGCCTTTACCGAGGCAGCGCGGCAACTGGGCCGCGAGCTGGCCCGGCGGCAGCTGGGCCTTGTCTATGGTGGCGGCCGGGTCGGCCTGATGGGCCAGGTGGCCGACGCCACCATGGCGGCAGGCGGCGAGGTGATCGGCGTGATCCCCAAATCGCTGGAGGACCGCGAAGTCGGCCATCGCAACATCACCGACCTCAGGGTGGTGGGGTCGATGCATGAACGCAAGGCGATGATGGCCGATCTCGCCGACGGCTTCATCGCCCTGCCCGGCGGCATCGGCACCTTCGAAGAACTGTTCGAGGTCTGGACCTGGGCCCAGCTCGGCAGCCATGCCAAGCCGGTGGGGCTGCTTGATGTCGACGGCTTCTACCAGCCGCTGCTCGGCTTCCTGCACCATGTCGCCCAGCGCGGCTTCATGAAGCCGCAGCATCTGGACATCCTGCTGGTCGACACCGACCCGGCCCGGCTGATCGAACGCTTCGCGGCCTATCGCCCGAAGGTCGAGCACAAATGGATCGAGATCGAAGAGCGCTGA
- a CDS encoding TRAP transporter substrate-binding protein: MRIFASLAVVAGLLAGGSAMAADPIVIKFSHVVADSTPKGQGALMFQKLVAERLGDKVKVEVYPNSQLFGDGKEMEALALGDVQLIAPSLSKFDRYTKKLQVFDLPFLFDDIAAVDRFQASDIGHSLLRSMEKKGFIGLGYWHNGMKQLSANKPLRMPEDAKGLKFRIQASDVLLAQFEALGANPQKMAFSEVYQALQTGAIDGAENPYSNLYSQKFFEVQKYITESNHGVLDYMVVTNTEFWNGLPDDVRAELEKIMGEVTTAVNKMANDINERDKKRIAESGSSEILTLTKDQVSAWRKAMAPVWTKFEGEIGKDVIDAAQASNGAS; encoded by the coding sequence ATGCGCATTTTCGCGTCGCTCGCCGTCGTGGCGGGCCTGCTGGCCGGTGGCAGTGCCATGGCCGCCGATCCGATCGTCATCAAGTTCAGCCATGTCGTGGCCGACTCCACGCCCAAGGGCCAGGGCGCCCTGATGTTCCAGAAGCTCGTCGCCGAGCGGCTGGGCGACAAGGTGAAGGTCGAGGTCTATCCCAATTCGCAGCTCTTCGGCGACGGCAAGGAGATGGAGGCCCTGGCGCTGGGCGATGTCCAGCTGATCGCGCCGTCCTTGTCGAAATTCGATCGCTATACCAAGAAGCTCCAGGTCTTCGACCTGCCCTTCCTGTTCGACGACATCGCCGCCGTGGACCGCTTCCAGGCGAGCGATATCGGCCACAGCCTGCTGCGCTCGATGGAGAAGAAGGGCTTCATCGGCCTCGGCTACTGGCATAACGGCATGAAGCAGCTGTCGGCCAACAAGCCGCTGCGCATGCCTGAAGATGCCAAGGGCCTGAAGTTCCGCATCCAGGCCTCAGACGTGCTGCTGGCGCAGTTCGAGGCGCTGGGGGCCAACCCGCAGAAGATGGCCTTCTCGGAGGTCTATCAGGCGCTGCAGACCGGCGCGATCGACGGCGCCGAGAACCCGTACTCGAACCTCTACAGCCAGAAGTTCTTCGAGGTGCAGAAGTACATCACCGAGAGCAATCACGGTGTGCTCGACTATATGGTGGTGACCAACACCGAATTCTGGAACGGCCTGCCCGACGATGTCCGTGCCGAGCTTGAGAAGATCATGGGCGAGGTGACGACGGCCGTGAACAAGATGGCCAACGACATCAACGAGCGCGACAAGAAGCGGATCGCCGAAAGCGGCTCGTCCGAGATCCTGACCCTGACCAAGGATCAGGTGTCGGCATGGCGCAAGGCCATGGCGCCGGTCTGGACCAAGTTCGAGGGTGAGATCGGCAAGGACGTGATCGACGCGGCCCAGGCGTCGAACGGCGCCAGCTGA
- a CDS encoding PaaI family thioesterase: MTSEINAAATEATGGRGIGVASLEEIADISGLEMLQRLAAGDLPRPPIGATLNFDPETVEHGRVIFAGTPLFDHYNPIGTVHGGWIAAMLDSALGCAVHSTLAAGSAYTTVEIKVNYLRPVTTATGRMRAEGKVIHVGRSFATAEATLTDEAGKLYAHGTTTCAIFPLSRRAG, translated from the coding sequence ATGACCAGCGAGATCAACGCCGCGGCAACCGAAGCGACCGGGGGGCGGGGTATCGGCGTCGCCAGCCTCGAAGAAATCGCCGATATTTCGGGGCTCGAAATGCTGCAGCGCCTCGCCGCCGGTGACCTGCCCCGCCCGCCGATCGGCGCCACGCTCAACTTCGATCCCGAAACGGTGGAGCACGGCCGGGTGATCTTTGCCGGCACCCCGCTCTTCGACCATTACAACCCGATCGGCACCGTCCATGGCGGCTGGATCGCAGCGATGCTCGACAGCGCGCTCGGCTGCGCCGTGCACAGCACCCTCGCCGCCGGATCGGCCTATACCACGGTCGAGATCAAGGTGAACTATCTGCGCCCGGTGACCACGGCGACCGGCCGGATGCGGGCCGAGGGCAAGGTCATCCATGTCGGCCGCAGCTTTGCGACCGCCGAGGCGACGCTCACCGACGAGGCCGGCAAGCTGTATGCACACGGCACGACCACCTGTGCCATCTTCCCCCTGTCACGCCGGGCGGGGTGA
- a CDS encoding MarR family winged helix-turn-helix transcriptional regulator — protein sequence MTGRTDLPCTCLRLRQAARQVTRLYDRRLEPAGLRITQFPVLALLRADGPASLGQLAERLVTDRTTLTRNLRPMEQAGLIETRADPEDRRRRLLVITEQGRAVLRRAAPLWRAAQDELATLLGPELRGRLMGDLDEVITRID from the coding sequence ATGACGGGCAGGACGGATCTTCCCTGCACCTGTCTGCGGCTGCGGCAGGCGGCGCGGCAGGTCACGCGGCTTTACGACCGGCGGCTGGAGCCGGCGGGGCTCCGCATCACCCAGTTTCCGGTTCTGGCCCTGCTCAGGGCCGATGGGCCGGCGTCGCTCGGCCAGCTGGCCGAGCGTCTGGTGACGGACCGGACCACGCTCACCCGCAATCTGAGGCCGATGGAACAGGCCGGGCTGATCGAAACCCGGGCAGACCCGGAGGATCGCCGTCGTCGCCTGCTGGTCATCACGGAACAGGGTAGGGCGGTGCTGCGCCGGGCGGCACCGCTGTGGCGGGCCGCCCAGGACGAGCTTGCGACGCTGCTGGGGCCGGAGCTGCGCGGCCGGCTGATGGGCGATCTGGACGAGGTGATCACCCGGATCGATTGA